A section of the Ovis canadensis isolate MfBH-ARS-UI-01 breed Bighorn chromosome 1, ARS-UI_OviCan_v2, whole genome shotgun sequence genome encodes:
- the TNK2 gene encoding activated CDC42 kinase 1 isoform X6 — protein sequence MPAARRFPGLELSFPLLARLRRRLYTRLGSSSMQPEEGTGWLLELLSEVQLQQYFLRLRDDLNVTRLSHFEYVKNEDLEKIGMGRPGQRRLWEAVKRRKAMCKRKSWMSKVFSGKRLEAEFPPHHSQSTFRKTSPTPGASAGEGSLQSLTCLIGEKDLHLFEKLGDGSFGVVRRGEWDAPSGKTVSVAVKCLKPDVLSQPEAMDDFIREVNAMHSLDHRNLIRLYGVVLTPPMKMVTELAPLGSLLDRLRKHQGHFLLGTLSRYAVQVAEGMGYLEAKRFIHRDLAARNLLLATRDLVKIGDFGLMRALPQNDDHYVMQEHRKVPFAWCAPESLKTRTFSHASDTWMFGVTLWEMFTYGQEPWIGLNGSQILHKIDKEGERLPRPEDCPQDIYNVMVQCWAHKPEDRPTFVALRDFLLEAQPTDMRALQDFEEPDKLHIQMNDVITVIEGRAENYWWRGQNTRTLCVGPFPRNVVTSVAGLSAQDISQPLQNSFIHTGHGDSDPRHCWGFPDKIDELYLGNPMDPPDLLSVELSASRPTQHLGRVKREPPPRPPQPAIFTQSKWGCSRCLGPRPRPLSPFTPLLLEEPTYDPVSEDQDPLSSDFKRLGLRKPGLPRGLWLAKPSARVPGTKAGRSGGEVTLIDFGEEPVVPAPQPCAPSLAQLAMDACSLLDKTPPQSPTRALPRPLHPTPVVDWDARPLPPPPAYDDVAQDEDDFEVCSINNTLVGAGVSAEPSQGETNYAFVPEPARLLPPLEDNLFLPPQGGGKPPNSAQTAEIFQALQQECMRQLQVPAGSLVPSPSPGGDDKPQVPPRVPIPPRPMRSRGELSPAPLGEEEMGRWPGPASPPRVPPREPLSPQGSRTPSPLVPPGSSPLPPRLSSSPGKTMPTTQSFASDPKYATPQVIQAPGPRAGPCILPIVRDGKKVSSTHYYLLPERPPYLERYQRFLHEAQSPKDPDPLPVPLLLPPPSTPAPAAPTATVRPMPQAAPDPKANFSSNNSNPGARPSTLRATARLPQRGYPGDGPEAGRPADKIQMVEQLFGLGLRPRGECHNVLEMFDWNLEQAGCHLLGSCGPAHHKR from the exons ATGCCAGCAGCTCGTCGGTTCCCGGGCCTCGAGCTCTCATTCCCTCTTCTAGCCAGACTCCGGCGGAGACTGTACACA AGGCTGGGGAGCAGCAGCATGCAGCCGGAGGAGGGCACGGGCTGGCTGCTAGAGCTGCTGTCCGAGGTGCAGCTCCAGCAGTATTTCCTGCGGCTCCGCGACGACCTCAACGTCACCCGCCTGTCCCACTTTGAGTATGTCAAGAACGAGGACCTGGAAAAGATTGGCATGGGCCGGCCCG GCCAGCGACGTCTGTGGGAGGCCGTGAAGAGGAGGAAGGCCATGTGCAAACGCAAGTCCTGGATGAGCAAG GTGTTCAGTGGAAAGCGGCTGGAGGCTGAGTTCCCCCCTCATCACTCTCAGAGCACCTTCCGGAAGACCTCGCCCACCCCGGGGgcctctgctggggaggggtCCCTGCAAAGTCTCACCTGCCTCATTGGGGAGAAGGACCTGCATCTCTTCGAGAAGCTGGGAGATGGCTCCTTTGGCGTGGTGCGCAGGGGCGAGTGGGACGCCCCCTCGGGGAAGACG GTGAGCGTGGCTGTGAAGTGCctgaagcctgatgtgctgagcCAGCCGGAGGCCATGGACGACTTCATCCGGGAGGTCAACGCCATGCACTCGCTTGACCACCGAAACCTCATTCGCCTCTACGGGGTGGTGCTCACACCGCCGATGAAGATG GTGACAGAGCTGGCACCTCTGGGATCATTGTTGGACCGGCTACGCAAGCACCAGGGCCACTTCCTGCTGGGTACCCTGAGCCGCTACGCTGTGCAGGTGGCTGAGGGCATGGGCTACCTGGAGGCCAAGCGCTTCATTCACCGGGACCTGGCCGCCCGAAATCTGCTGTTGGCCACCCGCGACCTGGTCAAGATTGGGGACTTCGGGCTGATGCGAGCACTGCCCCAGAATGACGACCACTACGTCATGCAGGAACATCGCAAGGTGCCCTTTGCCTG GTGTGCCCCAGAGAGCCTGAAGACACGTACCTTCTCCCACGCCAGTGACACCTGGATGTTTGGGGTCACGCTGTGGGAGATGTTCACCTACGGCCAGGAGCCCTGGATTGGCCTCAATGGCAGTCAG ATCCTGCATAAGATTGACAAGGAGGGGGAGCGTCTGCCCCGGCCCGAGGACTGCCCCCAGGACATCTACAATGTCATGGTCCAGTGCTGGGCTCACAAGCCCGAGGACAGACCCACCTTTGTGGCTCTGCGGGACTTTCTGCTGGAG GCTCAGCCCACCGACATGCGGGCCCTTCAGGACTTCGAAGAACCTGACAAGCTGCACATCCAGATGAATGACGTCATCACCGTCATCGAGGGGAG GGCTGAGAATTACTGGTGGCGTGGGCAGAACACGCGGACGCTGTGCGTAGGGCCCTTCCCTCGCAACGTGGTGACCTCCGTGGCTGGCCTTTCGGCCCAGGACATCAGCCAGCCGCTGCAGAACAGCTTCATCCACACGGGGCATGGCGACAGCGACCCCCGCcactgctggggcttccctgacaaGATCGATGA ACTGTATCTGGGAAACCCTATGGACCCTCCTGACCTGCTGAGCGTGGAACTGAGCGCATCCAGACCCACCCAGCATCTGGGCAGGGTGAAAA GGGAGCCTCCACCTCGCCCTCCTCAGCCTGCCATCTTCACTCAGAGTAAGTGGGGCTGCTCCCGGTGCCttggcccccgcccccgccccctctctcctttcactcCTCTTCTTCTGGAAG AACCAACCTACGACCCCGTGAGTGAGGACCAGGACCCCCTGTCCAGCGACTTCAAGAGGCTGGGCCTGCGAAAGCCAGGACTGCCCCGTGGGCTGTGGCTCGCGAAGCCCTCAGCCCGGGTGCCAGGCACCAAGGCTGGCCGCAGTGGCGGCGAGGTCACGCTCATCGACTTCGGCGAGGAGCCTGTTGTGCCAGCCCCACAGCCCTGTGCCCCATCACTGGCGCAGCTGGCCATGGACGCCTGTTCCTTGCTGGACAAGACCCCGCCGCAGAGCCCTACACGGGCCCTGCCCCGGCCCCTGCATCCCACGCCTGTGGTGGACTGGGATGCACGCCCGCTGCCCCCGCCTCCCGCCTACGACGACGTGGCCCAGGATGAGGATGACTTCGAGGTCTGCTCCATCAACAACACCCTAGTGGGCGCCGGGGTCTCTGCTGAGCCCAGCCAGGGCGAGACCAACTACGCCTTTGTGCCTGAGCCGGCGAGGCTCCTCCCCCCGCTGGAGGACAACCTGTTCCTCCCACCCCAGGGTGGGGGCAAGCCACCCAACTCAGCCCAAACTGCAGAGATCTTCCAGGCGCTGCAGCAGGAATGCATGCGGCAGCTGCAGGTCCCGGCTGGCTCTCTGGTCCCCTCGCCCAGCCCCGGGGGTGACGACAAGCCCCAGGTGCCCCCCCGGGTGCCTATCCCCCCGAGGCCCATGCGCTCGCGTGGCGAGCTGTCTCCAGCCCCCCTAGGCGAGGAGGAGATGGGCCGGTGGCCCggacctgcctcccctccccgggTGCCTCCCCGGGAGCCCCTGTCTCCACAAGGCTCCAGGACTCCCAGCCCCCTGGTGCCACCTGGCAGCTCCCCACTGCCACCCCGGCTCTCCAgctcacctgggaagaccatgcCCACCACCCAGAGCTTTGCCTCAGACCCCAAGTATGCCACACCCCAGGTGATCCAGGCGCCTGGCCCACGGGCCGGCCCCTGCATCTTGCCCATCGTCCGAGATGGGAAGAAGGTCAGCAGCACCCACTACTACCTGCTGCCCGAGCGGCCGCCCTACCTGGAGCGCTACCAGCGCTTCCTGCATGAGGCCCAGAGCCCCAAAGATCCAGACCCCCTGCCTGTGCCCCTGCTGCTGCCCCCTCCCAGCACCCCAGCCCCAGCCGCCCCCACTGCCACTGTTCGACCAATGCCCCAGGCTGCCCCAGACCCCAAGGCCAACTTCTccagcaacaacagcaacccaGGGGCCCGGCCATCCACCCTGAGGGCCACTGCTCGGCTGCCACAGAGGGGCTACCCCGGGGACGGGCCAGAGGCTGGGCGGCCTGCAGACAAGATCCAGATG GTGGAGCAGCTCTTTGGTCTGGGTCTGCGGCCACGAGGCGAGTGCCACAACGTGTTGGAGATGTTCGACTGGAACCTGGAACAGGCCGGCTGCCACCTGCTGGGCTCCTGTGGCCCTGCCCACCACAA GCGCTGA
- the TNK2 gene encoding activated CDC42 kinase 1 isoform X14 has protein sequence MQPEEGTGWLLELLSEVQLQQYFLRLRDDLNVTRLSHFEYVKNEDLEKIGMGRPGQRRLWEAVKRRKAMCKRKSWMSKSTFRKTSPTPGASAGEGSLQSLTCLIGEKDLHLFEKLGDGSFGVVRRGEWDAPSGKTVSVAVKCLKPDVLSQPEAMDDFIREVNAMHSLDHRNLIRLYGVVLTPPMKMVTELAPLGSLLDRLRKHQGHFLLGTLSRYAVQVAEGMGYLEAKRFIHRDLAARNLLLATRDLVKIGDFGLMRALPQNDDHYVMQEHRKVPFAWCAPESLKTRTFSHASDTWMFGVTLWEMFTYGQEPWIGLNGSQILHKIDKEGERLPRPEDCPQDIYNVMVQCWAHKPEDRPTFVALRDFLLEAQPTDMRALQDFEEPDKLHIQMNDVITVIEGRAENYWWRGQNTRTLCVGPFPRNVVTSVAGLSAQDISQPLQNSFIHTGHGDSDPRHCWGFPDKIDELYLGNPMDPPDLLSVELSASRPTQHLGRVKKPTYDPVSEDQDPLSSDFKRLGLRKPGLPRGLWLAKPSARVPGTKAGRSGGEVTLIDFGEEPVVPAPQPCAPSLAQLAMDACSLLDKTPPQSPTRALPRPLHPTPVVDWDARPLPPPPAYDDVAQDEDDFEVCSINNTLVGAGVSAEPSQGETNYAFVPEPARLLPPLEDNLFLPPQGGGKPPNSAQTAEIFQALQQECMRQLQVPAGSLVPSPSPGGDDKPQVPPRVPIPPRPMRSRGELSPAPLGEEEMGRWPGPASPPRVPPREPLSPQGSRTPSPLVPPGSSPLPPRLSSSPGKTMPTTQSFASDPKYATPQVIQAPGPRAGPCILPIVRDGKKVSSTHYYLLPERPPYLERYQRFLHEAQSPKDPDPLPVPLLLPPPSTPAPAAPTATVRPMPQAAPDPKANFSSNNSNPGARPSTLRATARLPQRGYPGDGPEAGRPADKIQMLQAMVHGVTTEECQAALQSHSWSVQRAAQYLKVEQLFGLGLRPRGECHNVLEMFDWNLEQAGCHLLGSCGPAHHKR, from the exons ATGCAGCCGGAGGAGGGCACGGGCTGGCTGCTAGAGCTGCTGTCCGAGGTGCAGCTCCAGCAGTATTTCCTGCGGCTCCGCGACGACCTCAACGTCACCCGCCTGTCCCACTTTGAGTATGTCAAGAACGAGGACCTGGAAAAGATTGGCATGGGCCGGCCCG GCCAGCGACGTCTGTGGGAGGCCGTGAAGAGGAGGAAGGCCATGTGCAAACGCAAGTCCTGGATGAGCAAG AGCACCTTCCGGAAGACCTCGCCCACCCCGGGGgcctctgctggggaggggtCCCTGCAAAGTCTCACCTGCCTCATTGGGGAGAAGGACCTGCATCTCTTCGAGAAGCTGGGAGATGGCTCCTTTGGCGTGGTGCGCAGGGGCGAGTGGGACGCCCCCTCGGGGAAGACG GTGAGCGTGGCTGTGAAGTGCctgaagcctgatgtgctgagcCAGCCGGAGGCCATGGACGACTTCATCCGGGAGGTCAACGCCATGCACTCGCTTGACCACCGAAACCTCATTCGCCTCTACGGGGTGGTGCTCACACCGCCGATGAAGATG GTGACAGAGCTGGCACCTCTGGGATCATTGTTGGACCGGCTACGCAAGCACCAGGGCCACTTCCTGCTGGGTACCCTGAGCCGCTACGCTGTGCAGGTGGCTGAGGGCATGGGCTACCTGGAGGCCAAGCGCTTCATTCACCGGGACCTGGCCGCCCGAAATCTGCTGTTGGCCACCCGCGACCTGGTCAAGATTGGGGACTTCGGGCTGATGCGAGCACTGCCCCAGAATGACGACCACTACGTCATGCAGGAACATCGCAAGGTGCCCTTTGCCTG GTGTGCCCCAGAGAGCCTGAAGACACGTACCTTCTCCCACGCCAGTGACACCTGGATGTTTGGGGTCACGCTGTGGGAGATGTTCACCTACGGCCAGGAGCCCTGGATTGGCCTCAATGGCAGTCAG ATCCTGCATAAGATTGACAAGGAGGGGGAGCGTCTGCCCCGGCCCGAGGACTGCCCCCAGGACATCTACAATGTCATGGTCCAGTGCTGGGCTCACAAGCCCGAGGACAGACCCACCTTTGTGGCTCTGCGGGACTTTCTGCTGGAG GCTCAGCCCACCGACATGCGGGCCCTTCAGGACTTCGAAGAACCTGACAAGCTGCACATCCAGATGAATGACGTCATCACCGTCATCGAGGGGAG GGCTGAGAATTACTGGTGGCGTGGGCAGAACACGCGGACGCTGTGCGTAGGGCCCTTCCCTCGCAACGTGGTGACCTCCGTGGCTGGCCTTTCGGCCCAGGACATCAGCCAGCCGCTGCAGAACAGCTTCATCCACACGGGGCATGGCGACAGCGACCCCCGCcactgctggggcttccctgacaaGATCGATGA ACTGTATCTGGGAAACCCTATGGACCCTCCTGACCTGCTGAGCGTGGAACTGAGCGCATCCAGACCCACCCAGCATCTGGGCAGGGTGAAAA AACCAACCTACGACCCCGTGAGTGAGGACCAGGACCCCCTGTCCAGCGACTTCAAGAGGCTGGGCCTGCGAAAGCCAGGACTGCCCCGTGGGCTGTGGCTCGCGAAGCCCTCAGCCCGGGTGCCAGGCACCAAGGCTGGCCGCAGTGGCGGCGAGGTCACGCTCATCGACTTCGGCGAGGAGCCTGTTGTGCCAGCCCCACAGCCCTGTGCCCCATCACTGGCGCAGCTGGCCATGGACGCCTGTTCCTTGCTGGACAAGACCCCGCCGCAGAGCCCTACACGGGCCCTGCCCCGGCCCCTGCATCCCACGCCTGTGGTGGACTGGGATGCACGCCCGCTGCCCCCGCCTCCCGCCTACGACGACGTGGCCCAGGATGAGGATGACTTCGAGGTCTGCTCCATCAACAACACCCTAGTGGGCGCCGGGGTCTCTGCTGAGCCCAGCCAGGGCGAGACCAACTACGCCTTTGTGCCTGAGCCGGCGAGGCTCCTCCCCCCGCTGGAGGACAACCTGTTCCTCCCACCCCAGGGTGGGGGCAAGCCACCCAACTCAGCCCAAACTGCAGAGATCTTCCAGGCGCTGCAGCAGGAATGCATGCGGCAGCTGCAGGTCCCGGCTGGCTCTCTGGTCCCCTCGCCCAGCCCCGGGGGTGACGACAAGCCCCAGGTGCCCCCCCGGGTGCCTATCCCCCCGAGGCCCATGCGCTCGCGTGGCGAGCTGTCTCCAGCCCCCCTAGGCGAGGAGGAGATGGGCCGGTGGCCCggacctgcctcccctccccgggTGCCTCCCCGGGAGCCCCTGTCTCCACAAGGCTCCAGGACTCCCAGCCCCCTGGTGCCACCTGGCAGCTCCCCACTGCCACCCCGGCTCTCCAgctcacctgggaagaccatgcCCACCACCCAGAGCTTTGCCTCAGACCCCAAGTATGCCACACCCCAGGTGATCCAGGCGCCTGGCCCACGGGCCGGCCCCTGCATCTTGCCCATCGTCCGAGATGGGAAGAAGGTCAGCAGCACCCACTACTACCTGCTGCCCGAGCGGCCGCCCTACCTGGAGCGCTACCAGCGCTTCCTGCATGAGGCCCAGAGCCCCAAAGATCCAGACCCCCTGCCTGTGCCCCTGCTGCTGCCCCCTCCCAGCACCCCAGCCCCAGCCGCCCCCACTGCCACTGTTCGACCAATGCCCCAGGCTGCCCCAGACCCCAAGGCCAACTTCTccagcaacaacagcaacccaGGGGCCCGGCCATCCACCCTGAGGGCCACTGCTCGGCTGCCACAGAGGGGCTACCCCGGGGACGGGCCAGAGGCTGGGCGGCCTGCAGACAAGATCCAGATG CTGCAGGCCATGGTGCATGGGGTGACCACAGAGGAGTGCCAGGCGGCCCTGCAGAGCCACAGCTGGAGCGTGCAGAGGGCTGCCCAGTATCTGAAG GTGGAGCAGCTCTTTGGTCTGGGTCTGCGGCCACGAGGCGAGTGCCACAACGTGTTGGAGATGTTCGACTGGAACCTGGAACAGGCCGGCTGCCACCTGCTGGGCTCCTGTGGCCCTGCCCACCACAA GCGCTGA
- the TNK2 gene encoding activated CDC42 kinase 1 isoform X11 — MQPEEGTGWLLELLSEVQLQQYFLRLRDDLNVTRLSHFEYVKNEDLEKIGMGRPGQRRLWEAVKRRKAMCKRKSWMSKVFSGKRLEAEFPPHHSQSTFRKTSPTPGASAGEGSLQSLTCLIGEKDLHLFEKLGDGSFGVVRRGEWDAPSGKTVSVAVKCLKPDVLSQPEAMDDFIREVNAMHSLDHRNLIRLYGVVLTPPMKMVTELAPLGSLLDRLRKHQGHFLLGTLSRYAVQVAEGMGYLEAKRFIHRDLAARNLLLATRDLVKIGDFGLMRALPQNDDHYVMQEHRKVPFAWCAPESLKTRTFSHASDTWMFGVTLWEMFTYGQEPWIGLNGSQILHKIDKEGERLPRPEDCPQDIYNVMVQCWAHKPEDRPTFVALRDFLLEAQPTDMRALQDFEEPDKLHIQMNDVITVIEGRAENYWWRGQNTRTLCVGPFPRNVVTSVAGLSAQDISQPLQNSFIHTGHGDSDPRHCWGFPDKIDELYLGNPMDPPDLLSVELSASRPTQHLGRVKKPTYDPVSEDQDPLSSDFKRLGLRKPGLPRGLWLAKPSARVPGTKAGRSGGEVTLIDFGEEPVVPAPQPCAPSLAQLAMDACSLLDKTPPQSPTRALPRPLHPTPVVDWDARPLPPPPAYDDVAQDEDDFEVCSINNTLVGAGVSAEPSQGETNYAFVPEPARLLPPLEDNLFLPPQGGGKPPNSAQTAEIFQALQQECMRQLQVPAGSLVPSPSPGGDDKPQVPPRVPIPPRPMRSRGELSPAPLGEEEMGRWPGPASPPRVPPREPLSPQGSRTPSPLVPPGSSPLPPRLSSSPGKTMPTTQSFASDPKYATPQVIQAPGPRAGPCILPIVRDGKKVSSTHYYLLPERPPYLERYQRFLHEAQSPKDPDPLPVPLLLPPPSTPAPAAPTATVRPMPQAAPDPKANFSSNNSNPGARPSTLRATARLPQRGYPGDGPEAGRPADKIQMLQAMVHGVTTEECQAALQSHSWSVQRAAQYLKVEQLFGLGLRPRGECHNVLEMFDWNLEQAGCHLLGSCGPAHHKR; from the exons ATGCAGCCGGAGGAGGGCACGGGCTGGCTGCTAGAGCTGCTGTCCGAGGTGCAGCTCCAGCAGTATTTCCTGCGGCTCCGCGACGACCTCAACGTCACCCGCCTGTCCCACTTTGAGTATGTCAAGAACGAGGACCTGGAAAAGATTGGCATGGGCCGGCCCG GCCAGCGACGTCTGTGGGAGGCCGTGAAGAGGAGGAAGGCCATGTGCAAACGCAAGTCCTGGATGAGCAAG GTGTTCAGTGGAAAGCGGCTGGAGGCTGAGTTCCCCCCTCATCACTCTCAGAGCACCTTCCGGAAGACCTCGCCCACCCCGGGGgcctctgctggggaggggtCCCTGCAAAGTCTCACCTGCCTCATTGGGGAGAAGGACCTGCATCTCTTCGAGAAGCTGGGAGATGGCTCCTTTGGCGTGGTGCGCAGGGGCGAGTGGGACGCCCCCTCGGGGAAGACG GTGAGCGTGGCTGTGAAGTGCctgaagcctgatgtgctgagcCAGCCGGAGGCCATGGACGACTTCATCCGGGAGGTCAACGCCATGCACTCGCTTGACCACCGAAACCTCATTCGCCTCTACGGGGTGGTGCTCACACCGCCGATGAAGATG GTGACAGAGCTGGCACCTCTGGGATCATTGTTGGACCGGCTACGCAAGCACCAGGGCCACTTCCTGCTGGGTACCCTGAGCCGCTACGCTGTGCAGGTGGCTGAGGGCATGGGCTACCTGGAGGCCAAGCGCTTCATTCACCGGGACCTGGCCGCCCGAAATCTGCTGTTGGCCACCCGCGACCTGGTCAAGATTGGGGACTTCGGGCTGATGCGAGCACTGCCCCAGAATGACGACCACTACGTCATGCAGGAACATCGCAAGGTGCCCTTTGCCTG GTGTGCCCCAGAGAGCCTGAAGACACGTACCTTCTCCCACGCCAGTGACACCTGGATGTTTGGGGTCACGCTGTGGGAGATGTTCACCTACGGCCAGGAGCCCTGGATTGGCCTCAATGGCAGTCAG ATCCTGCATAAGATTGACAAGGAGGGGGAGCGTCTGCCCCGGCCCGAGGACTGCCCCCAGGACATCTACAATGTCATGGTCCAGTGCTGGGCTCACAAGCCCGAGGACAGACCCACCTTTGTGGCTCTGCGGGACTTTCTGCTGGAG GCTCAGCCCACCGACATGCGGGCCCTTCAGGACTTCGAAGAACCTGACAAGCTGCACATCCAGATGAATGACGTCATCACCGTCATCGAGGGGAG GGCTGAGAATTACTGGTGGCGTGGGCAGAACACGCGGACGCTGTGCGTAGGGCCCTTCCCTCGCAACGTGGTGACCTCCGTGGCTGGCCTTTCGGCCCAGGACATCAGCCAGCCGCTGCAGAACAGCTTCATCCACACGGGGCATGGCGACAGCGACCCCCGCcactgctggggcttccctgacaaGATCGATGA ACTGTATCTGGGAAACCCTATGGACCCTCCTGACCTGCTGAGCGTGGAACTGAGCGCATCCAGACCCACCCAGCATCTGGGCAGGGTGAAAA AACCAACCTACGACCCCGTGAGTGAGGACCAGGACCCCCTGTCCAGCGACTTCAAGAGGCTGGGCCTGCGAAAGCCAGGACTGCCCCGTGGGCTGTGGCTCGCGAAGCCCTCAGCCCGGGTGCCAGGCACCAAGGCTGGCCGCAGTGGCGGCGAGGTCACGCTCATCGACTTCGGCGAGGAGCCTGTTGTGCCAGCCCCACAGCCCTGTGCCCCATCACTGGCGCAGCTGGCCATGGACGCCTGTTCCTTGCTGGACAAGACCCCGCCGCAGAGCCCTACACGGGCCCTGCCCCGGCCCCTGCATCCCACGCCTGTGGTGGACTGGGATGCACGCCCGCTGCCCCCGCCTCCCGCCTACGACGACGTGGCCCAGGATGAGGATGACTTCGAGGTCTGCTCCATCAACAACACCCTAGTGGGCGCCGGGGTCTCTGCTGAGCCCAGCCAGGGCGAGACCAACTACGCCTTTGTGCCTGAGCCGGCGAGGCTCCTCCCCCCGCTGGAGGACAACCTGTTCCTCCCACCCCAGGGTGGGGGCAAGCCACCCAACTCAGCCCAAACTGCAGAGATCTTCCAGGCGCTGCAGCAGGAATGCATGCGGCAGCTGCAGGTCCCGGCTGGCTCTCTGGTCCCCTCGCCCAGCCCCGGGGGTGACGACAAGCCCCAGGTGCCCCCCCGGGTGCCTATCCCCCCGAGGCCCATGCGCTCGCGTGGCGAGCTGTCTCCAGCCCCCCTAGGCGAGGAGGAGATGGGCCGGTGGCCCggacctgcctcccctccccgggTGCCTCCCCGGGAGCCCCTGTCTCCACAAGGCTCCAGGACTCCCAGCCCCCTGGTGCCACCTGGCAGCTCCCCACTGCCACCCCGGCTCTCCAgctcacctgggaagaccatgcCCACCACCCAGAGCTTTGCCTCAGACCCCAAGTATGCCACACCCCAGGTGATCCAGGCGCCTGGCCCACGGGCCGGCCCCTGCATCTTGCCCATCGTCCGAGATGGGAAGAAGGTCAGCAGCACCCACTACTACCTGCTGCCCGAGCGGCCGCCCTACCTGGAGCGCTACCAGCGCTTCCTGCATGAGGCCCAGAGCCCCAAAGATCCAGACCCCCTGCCTGTGCCCCTGCTGCTGCCCCCTCCCAGCACCCCAGCCCCAGCCGCCCCCACTGCCACTGTTCGACCAATGCCCCAGGCTGCCCCAGACCCCAAGGCCAACTTCTccagcaacaacagcaacccaGGGGCCCGGCCATCCACCCTGAGGGCCACTGCTCGGCTGCCACAGAGGGGCTACCCCGGGGACGGGCCAGAGGCTGGGCGGCCTGCAGACAAGATCCAGATG CTGCAGGCCATGGTGCATGGGGTGACCACAGAGGAGTGCCAGGCGGCCCTGCAGAGCCACAGCTGGAGCGTGCAGAGGGCTGCCCAGTATCTGAAG GTGGAGCAGCTCTTTGGTCTGGGTCTGCGGCCACGAGGCGAGTGCCACAACGTGTTGGAGATGTTCGACTGGAACCTGGAACAGGCCGGCTGCCACCTGCTGGGCTCCTGTGGCCCTGCCCACCACAA GCGCTGA